The Caproicibacterium amylolyticum genome includes the window GTCGAACAGTGCATCATACAGCGGACGCAGGTAAGGGTCAACTTTCTGCTGCAAATCGCCGGGCAGGAAGCCCAGCTTTTCTCCGGCCTCTACAGCAGGGCGGGTCAGGATGATGCGTTCCACCTGCTGTGCGCGGAATGCGGTGACCGCCATGGCAACTGCCAAATAAGTTTTTCCGGTACCCGCCGGGCCAATTCCAATCGTGATGGTATTGTCCCGAATCGCCGCACAATATTTTTTCTGCCCCAGTGTTTTCGGCTTAATCGGCTTGCCTTTGCTGGTTATGCAGATGCAGTCCCCGGCAAGCGCCTGCACCTTATCTTCCGCCCCTTCATTGACAAGGCTCAGGCAGTAGCGTACATTCTGCTCTGTCAGCGTTTCCCCCCGGTTCACCAAGGCCAGCAGACTGTTCAGCGCACGAACTGCACGCTCCACGTTTTCCGGCTCACCCGTCACCTTAATCTCGCTGTCACGCGTCACTGCGGCAACCTGATACTCTTTTTCAATCAGACGGATGTTTTCATCCAAATTCCCGAAGAGCGCCGCGGCCTGTTCTGTTCGGTCAATGCTGACTCTTTGTTCAAACAAATGCTTCACCTTACACTGTTTAAAAATTCAAAAACCTTCTTCCCACGGAAACATTCCCCTTTGGGTTCATTTTCGGTAATATTTCTGCGGAAGTTGTGCTATGTTCGCTTTTTTATCATACCACAGAAGACAAATATAGTCACTAGGTTTTTCCCAAGTTTATTGTGTTCATTTTTACAGAAAATTAACGCGATTTTCTGACATTCCGTGATTTTGGGGCTTTTTTCTTCTTTATAAGCAGCAACCGGAG containing:
- a CDS encoding PhoH family protein — its product is MFEQRVSIDRTEQAAALFGNLDENIRLIEKEYQVAAVTRDSEIKVTGEPENVERAVRALNSLLALVNRGETLTEQNVRYCLSLVNEGAEDKVQALAGDCICITSKGKPIKPKTLGQKKYCAAIRDNTITIGIGPAGTGKTYLAVAMAVTAFRAQQVERIILTRPAVEAGEKLGFLPGDLQQKVDPYLRPLYDALFDMLGAETYQRYVERGNIEVAPLAYMRGRTLDDSFIILDEAQNTTQEQMKMFLTRLGFNSRMVITGDITQIDLPDGRHSGLKQITRILRGVEDIAQVEFTGRDVVRHKLVQEIIKAYEKYEEVKH